The genomic region TGGCCGCCGAGCTGTTCGTTGTAGCGCGTGACAATGCCGAGGTGTCGCAGCCGTTTGCCCTGCGGTTGAGCGGCCAGCCAGGCGGTGAGCCAGGTGTAGGCCGCGTCGTCGCCCTGCACTTCTACGGTCAGGGTCAAGCGGTTTTTGAGGCGCTGGATCATCTCGCCGGGCAAGTTCCGCAGGTAAGCGGCCACCGCGCCCAGAATGCCGAGCATCAAGCCGCCCTGCGCGAAGGCATTGCCGCTGAAGGTCGTGGAAATAAGGTGGATAAAGTCCTGAAAAAAAGTGTGCAACATAATAAAGGTCGCTGCCAGTGCAGAGGCAGACGTTTCTGAATCGGAGGTAAAAGTTTGAGAGGCGGTCAGCCAGTAGCGCCGCACGCAGCGTTTGACCCCCTGACTCTAATCTCTCCTGCACATCCGCGCCTGCGCGAAATGGCGGCGCAGAGCTAGGCTAACTGGCTCAGCTTGACCGCTGATTCGCGTTCTCACTCCTCAGCTAAGCTATGCTCCACCAGAAATCTCTTTCACTGTGCTGCATCTTCTGATATCAAGCTCAGCAGAGCGGGTTACCCGCATCAAATCTCTCCCCCACCTTCAAGTTGCTGCCGCGCTGCCAGTCGGCGGCGGACATGGCTTTTTTGCCTTCCGGCTGCACCGTTCGGATGAGCAGTGCGCCCGCACCGCAGGCCACCCGCAGTCCCTCGGCACTGACTTCGAGCAGCTCGGCGGGCTGACCCGCGCCTTCGGTAGGCCGCAGCTCCAACAACTGCATATCCAACAGCTTGAGCCGCTTTCCGCCCACGAAAGCGCTGGTTTTCGGCCAGGCATACACGCCCCGGTAGCGGTCGTAAATGGCCCGCGCCGAATCCGCCCAGCGCACGTCACCGTCGGACTTGTCCAGCATCGGGGCGTGGGTGGCATGAGCGCCGTTTTGGGCAGTGGGCGTCAGGGTATCCAGGGTATCCAGCGCCCGCACGATCAAGCGGGCGGCCTGAGTTTGCAGCGCCGCAGAAAGATCCAAGCTCGTCCAGTCCGACGCAATCGGCAGCGCTTCCTGAAGCAAAATCGGCCCGGTGTCCATGCCCACGTTAGTCTGCATGATAGTGGTTCCGGTGGTGTCCAGCCCCGAAATCAGCGCCCACTGAATCGGAGCCGCGCCGCGCAACTGGGGCAGCAAACTGGTGTGGGTATTCAGGAAACCGTATTTCGGAACTTCCAAGAGTGCAGCGGGCAAAATCTTGCCGTACGCGCAAGTTACCGCCACTTCCGCACCGCTGCCGCGCAACACCACTTCAAAGTCGGTGTTCTTTTTGAGACGGGTCGGCTGCGCGAGGGGCAAGCCCAGTTCGGCGGCGCGGGCGGCTATCGGCGGCGCAGTCAGCTTCAGGCCGCGTCCGACGGGTTTGTCTGGCTGGGCCACCACCAAGACCACTTCGTGCGCGGCCAAGATGGCGTCCAGCACCGGCAGCGCGAAAGCAGGCGAGCCGAAGAAGGCAACCTTACGGCGCTGACTCAACCTTCCAACTCTTTGAGATTGGCTTTGGCTTGCCGCTGCAACGCGCTCAGTTCCCTGCGGTACTCGTCGGTCACGCTGGCGGGCAAGTGATCCAAAAACAGCACGCCGCTCAGGTGATCCATTTCATGCTGAAAGACGCGGGCCAGATAATCCTCAGCCTCGACGCTCTGGGACTTGCCGTCCAGATCAAAATAATCGATCCGCACGGCCCGGTTTCGCTTGACGCCTTCTTCGTAAATGTTGGGAATACTCAGGCAGCCTTCGGTGAGGTCCGCATCTTTTTTCTTGTTGAGTACCGTCATCACCGGATTGACGAACACGAAGTCACGTAGCACCTTACTTCTGAGGGGCCGGTCTTGGCCTTCGTTTTCTTCTTCGTCGTCTTCGTACTCGACAGCCACAAAGAGGCGCTGCGACAAGCCGACTTGCGGCGCGGCAATACCGACACCCCGCGCTTCAAACATGGTTTCGAGCAAGCTGCGGGCGACTTGTTTGAGGCTGGCGGCAGCGTAACCCGGCACGTTCACGGGCGCGGCAAAGTCGCTGACGGCATTGGCTTTGCGGCGCAGCACCGGATCGCCGTAGAGGCGCAGCGGGTAGACGCTGGGCTGGGGGCGCAGCACTTTGGGTTTGAGCGCAGGGGGTTTGAGGACAGGATTAGGCACAGTGCCGCTTATTTTACGGCATTTGGGTCAGGCTGCGGGAACACGCCTCACCAAGTTGAGCGCCCAGCCCCGAGCTTGGGTACCGGGTTTGGGTATCCATTCGGCCGCTCACCCTCCGTCAGCTCCTCACTGCTAGCCTGCGTCTATGAAACGCCCCACCGTGTTGCTGCTGGCCCTCCTGCTCGGCAGCAGCCAAGCCGCCACCTTTAAGAGC from Deinococcus detaillensis harbors:
- the fmt gene encoding methionyl-tRNA formyltransferase; this translates as MSQRRKVAFFGSPAFALPVLDAILAAHEVVLVVAQPDKPVGRGLKLTAPPIAARAAELGLPLAQPTRLKKNTDFEVVLRGSGAEVAVTCAYGKILPAALLEVPKYGFLNTHTSLLPQLRGAAPIQWALISGLDTTGTTIMQTNVGMDTGPILLQEALPIASDWTSLDLSAALQTQAARLIVRALDTLDTLTPTAQNGAHATHAPMLDKSDGDVRWADSARAIYDRYRGVYAWPKTSAFVGGKRLKLLDMQLLELRPTEGAGQPAELLEVSAEGLRVACGAGALLIRTVQPEGKKAMSAADWQRGSNLKVGERFDAGNPLC
- the def gene encoding peptide deformylase, which codes for MPNPVLKPPALKPKVLRPQPSVYPLRLYGDPVLRRKANAVSDFAAPVNVPGYAAASLKQVARSLLETMFEARGVGIAAPQVGLSQRLFVAVEYEDDEEENEGQDRPLRSKVLRDFVFVNPVMTVLNKKKDADLTEGCLSIPNIYEEGVKRNRAVRIDYFDLDGKSQSVEAEDYLARVFQHEMDHLSGVLFLDHLPASVTDEYRRELSALQRQAKANLKELEG